A stretch of the Glycine soja cultivar W05 chromosome 13, ASM419377v2, whole genome shotgun sequence genome encodes the following:
- the LOC114380748 gene encoding gibberellin-regulated protein 12-like, whose protein sequence is MTKVVCALLLIFVMAFVTQVAYGGGEGSLTPQECPGACDYRCSKADRTKKACLNFCNMCCAKCLCVPSGTYGHKEECPCYNNWKTKRGTPKCP, encoded by the exons ATGACTAAAGTTGTGTGTGCacttcttcttatttttgtcATGGCTTTTGTGACTCAAGTTGCTTAT GGTGGCGGCGAAGGATCACTTACGCCCCAAG AATGTCCGGGGGCTTGCGATTATCGTTGTTCAAAGGCTGATCGGACTAAGAAGGCGTGCCTGAACTTCTGTAACATGTGCTGTGCGAAATGTCTGTGCGTTCCATCAGGAACCTATGGTCACAAGGAAGAATGTCCATGTTATAACAATTGGAAAACAAAGAGAGGAACACCCAAGTGCCCCTAA
- the LOC114382038 gene encoding glycolipid transfer protein 2-like has protein sequence MNMEREGNKMKSTRREMEKKSEIGLVIEELSMIAIVKPGENHDSAHIPTKLFLSICYLVLQVLDKIGPTMAVLRQDVYQNIKTLELMQESNPSLHSNLVEILKSEATEGNSWKGSSCSKALVWLTRTLDFTSLLLQTLANDPEKRMEQIVEEAYDVTLKPWHGWISSTAFRVALKLVPESKTFVNILKTEDENYDTLKEKMQMLVSLFVPFLEDMHCILRLYNLDKLKST, from the exons ATGAATATGGAAAGGGAAGGGAATAAAATGAAGAGCACTAGGAGAGAAATGGAGAAGAAGTCAGAGATAGGTTTAGTCATTGAAGAGCTTTCTATGATAGCCATAGTTAAACCTGGTGAAAATCATGACTCTGCTCACATCCCCACCAAGCTTTTCCTCTCGATTTGTTACTTGGTTCTACAAGTTCTTG ATAAGATTGGGCCAACAATGGCTGTCTTGAGACAGGACGTGTACCAGAATATTAAG ACATTGGAACTGATGCAGGAATCAAATCCCTCATTGCACTCGAATTTGGTTGAGATATTGAAGTCAGAAGCAACCGAAGGCAATTCTTGGAAAGGGTCAAGCTGCAGTAAGGCCCTTGTTTGGCTCACTAG GACCCTGGATTTCACCTCGCTGTTGTTACAAACACTAGCAAATGATCCTGAAAAGAGAATGGAACAAATAGTTGAAGAGGCTTATGATGTAACTTTAAAACCGTGGCATGGATGGATTTCATCAACTGCTTTCAGA GTGGCTCTAAAACTGGTACCTGAAAGTAAAACATTCGTGAATATTCTTAAAACTGAAGATGAAAACTATGACACCCTAAAGGAGAAAATGCAGATGCTGGTTTCTCTGTTTGTGCCTTTTCTTGAGGATATGCATTGTATTCTG AGATTGTACAACTTGGACAAGCTAAAGTCAACCTGA
- the LOC114380815 gene encoding gibberellin-regulated protein 12-like: protein MTKVVCALLLIFVMAFVTQVAYGGGEGSLTPQECPGACDYRCSKADRTKKACLNFCNMCCAKCLCVPSGTYGHKEECPCYNNWKTKRGTPKCP, encoded by the exons ATGACTAAAGTTGTGTGTGCacttcttcttatttttgtcATGGCTTTTGTGACTCAAGTTGCTTAT GGTGGCGGCGAAGGATCACTTACGCCCCAAG AATGTCCGGGGGCTTGCGATTATCGTTGTTCAAAGGCTGATCGGACTAAGAAGGCGTGCCTGAACTTCTGTAACATGTGCTGTGCGAAATGTCTGTGCGTTCCATCAGGAACCTATGGTCACAAGGAAGAATGTCCATGTTATAACAATTGGAAAACAAAGAGAGGAACTCCCAAGTGCCCCTAA